The Juglans microcarpa x Juglans regia isolate MS1-56 chromosome 2D, Jm3101_v1.0, whole genome shotgun sequence DNA window CAGATAACGTTAAAATAACTTCCTCGTCACTCTCATCATAATCCACACGGTCTCGCATCCTGTGATAACTTGCAACAGCATCATCCGGCAAAACTTTGTTCCTGCAAAGTGGGCAAGTGGCGGAACAGTGTTGCAGCCACCTATCCAGGCAATCCTTATGGAAAATGTGCTTACATTTCAGCTTCCTAATTTCCTCGTCTTCCTTGAATTCTGACAAACACACAGCACATTCAGTCTGCTGATTCGTCCTCAATCTCTTGGCGTAACGAGTGGTGGGATTATTTTCTTCGATGAGGTTGAGGTATTGGTTGGAGGTGATTAGGCTTTTATCGGACTTGGGGGTTAATCCCATGATTGACGTGATGAGAATTATAACTTCAAGAACCAGGAGAGTGAAGAAGGCTTTGGTTATCGTTTTGAGGTGGTCGAGGAATTCAGAGAGAGCTGACATGGCTGCTTCTGCACAAAGTGAAATGGGGTGCTCAGAGACTATACAGTGACACTAGTTCCTATATATAACAGCTGTCAATGTGAGGCTAGCTACGTTGTCTATGCTGCTTTTTCGTgtatatagaatcatagatgTTTTGCACTGGGGTTTCATGTGAAGTTGTGACAACTTGAAACCAGTCCGTACCAAATGGATGAGTGTGCAAGGTTCTTTCTTTGTCACGTGATTGTCTGCATCCGAGATTCCGAGGGATGGACGGGCATAGCCGACTCCCTTTTGTCTCTTTTGTTGGTGGTATTCATATCCAAGGAATAGAATTAGTTTGTGTTTGGTTGGGGGCGTTAccatttatttgttcttttctcccttttttaATAGCTCATGAAAATGATGCACTTTGGTGTGGAAAGGATTGATTATGCTAGTGCAGCTTAATGTGAGATGTAGGTTATTTTACTCGCTAGAGTTCTAACTTTGCTTCTAGGCTTTAGGCATATTgccgcatatatatatatatatgagatctatcttcttattcttctcaaCTTTAAACAAGGGAAGAAAGCTTATTTTATGCTACAAGAACTTGGTCtacttttatatttgaataatgctagatacagttatAAATTATGCAAGCGTCGCgctatttttgaaaatgagtagggtctactattaaaaaattaattttttcatgtaagtcttatatttaatctctttttaaaataaaaatgtagcATTTGTATATtctataactgcaaatatcatttttctttatattcttAGGCCATACtgttttttaatggttttatgcCATACTTATTAGCGATAGTAGTGTAGAATGTGCAAGCAAGTATAAACATCTTGTATGCATTCGAGTTCAGGGGGTTTTGAAGTTTTATCAATGTATGGttttatttaacatatataaaaagaaaaagtggaagaatTGGATCGGGCTCCACGAGTTGGCATCTATAAGTAAAAGCCTAGTTTACTTAGGAATTGGTTTTGTGGCCTGGGCCTCATTATGGAATGGGTTTAAGAGCATGAAAGAGTTTTGCTGTTAGCCGGAGATTAGGCAAAATGCCGAATAAAAGAACAgagtttctatttattattatttttatcatcgtTTTCATAACGTGATTTTAAATGATTGATCTATaagtaaaagataataaatattttccaattATTAGATGCCACATCGTGAGATGGTGCAAGGAGGATGGTAAAAATGAAAGTggatagcattactcataaaataatgcatatatatgttacaagagaaattttactcatcagttactattcactcttaCATCtcacacatatatttttttttattgggtgtgggggtgtttttcataaactttgggagtattttttttttttataagatgtaggGTATGTGAtagtgaataatgactgataaaaaaaaaattatattacaaaggAAAATGCTACCATTCTCCCTACTTTATACCGCTTACTATGTCCCTTGATGTGGCACCACAtgacttaataaaaaaaaaaatacaaacataaaaagatAGAAATAATCTACTATTTTAGTCTTcctctttttgtgtttttgagatccattttgttttaaacatatatatatatatatatatttaattttattaatgagccATGTTGCATCACATTGTGGTGTCACATCAAGGAGAAAAATGATCAGTGATATAAATTAGGAGGCATAGTAGCATTAT harbors:
- the LOC121250403 gene encoding E3 ubiquitin-protein ligase RHA2B-like; its protein translation is MSALSEFLDHLKTITKAFFTLLVLEVIILITSIMGLTPKSDKSLITSNQYLNLIEENNPTTRYAKRLRTNQQTECAVCLSEFKEDEEIRKLKCKHIFHKDCLDRWLQHCSATCPLCRNKVLPDDAVASYHRMRDRVDYDESDEEVILTLSALHGTGFPRFF